From a single Bos indicus isolate NIAB-ARS_2022 breed Sahiwal x Tharparkar chromosome 11, NIAB-ARS_B.indTharparkar_mat_pri_1.0, whole genome shotgun sequence genomic region:
- the GEMIN6 gene encoding gem-associated protein 6, translated as MNEWMKKGPLEWQDYTYKAVSVTASDKEYKGWVLTTDPVSANIVLVNFLEDGSMSVTGIMGHAVQTVEIVNEGDHSVREKLMHLFMSGDCKAYSPEDLEKRKNSLKKWLEKNHIPITEQRDSRKTLCVAGVLTIDPPYGPENCNSSNEIILSRVQDLIQGHLEASQ; from the exons atgaatgaatggatgaagaaaggCCCCTTAGAATGGCAAGATTACACTTACAAAGCGGTCAGCGTAACAGCCAGTGACAAGGAGTATAAAGGATGGGTTTTAACCACAGACCCAGTCTCTGCCAA TATTGTCCTCGTGAACTTCCTTGAAGATGGCAGCATGTCTGTGACTGGAATTATGGGACATGCTGTACAGACTGTTGAAATTGTGAATGAAGGGGACCATAGCGTGCGAGAGAAGCTGATGCATTTGTTCATGTCTGGAGACTGCAAAGCATACAGCCCTGAGGatctggaaaagaggaagaaCAGCCTGAAGAAATGGCTGGAGAAGAATCACATCCCCATCACCGAACAGAGAGATTCACGAAAGACTCTCTGTGTGGCTGGGGTCTTGACTATAGACCCACCGTATGGTCCAGAAAATTGCAACAGTTCTAATGAGATTATTTTGTCCCGTGTTCAGGATCTTATTCAAGGACATCTTGAAGCTTCCCAATGA